In Massilia violaceinigra, one DNA window encodes the following:
- a CDS encoding tetratricopeptide repeat protein, with protein sequence MTKNIIPLTTWDGYTLLSHAGFRERFPGASEDDEDDAPEDDSDLPWLLVTGNVSIGKQMLEAAGGQAWSRIVVDGDLHIDDGGGDLGWGDPLGQVGFVSGDVYMDAIRLDAMQSNAVGGRVVAKSAWLLAEDDCAMRRPPALRLDTQFLFAWFYRIDQLTLNPGAVIFILGDGDYCANLDLPNPVFSWHDAVHVLDERFVAYVVRDGSDDFSWHSPSIISALKRGRTIFKDGYDIACYPFHQAAQAAMAADDHRDAYLLHKKSAAIAPAYYEAWFGMAYALLREGAWEQALGVYRKAAALFPKEQTGMVNPALNHAALCAVHTRQLGLAIELASMSIEHNQESEYKESEAGQAYCYRAEAYLLSGQVGAAMADLERALELDRHLESARWLKGLAHFQRNELEQANADHAAACRYDKRYAVSYDTHGDTGFLYCADNRVDWDQIDAGAVGLPARDEAYWLNYMLHVESASLGRVPDEYRTDALCREVVRASGPDKLGYAKHLPDSAFTREIAETLIASSPGWLENIPPRFIDKALMLLARPGTHGFALAHVPGPIVDFDVCVRAVQCGESIASVPPQHVNKALCLACVTAHARRLEEVPPELIDDDLIAAAIAHGDDYGFDNCLPGMYKTRPLLELAIGQYKCALDAIPGYRVDAALFAYAEQRYGQDADWPAIVARHDRGAIERDPPAKCVTECWSVFWTEPFMLAQIAREDDYLAPYEIPDACFTQAVAEACFKRHPVYFYCIPKRFVTQAMSDTASQIDPDQIEHIPVAQRSKAICTRAIKDDAAKNLALVPLALRSVKVCVAALLDDGDQRLVPGAVYYEVFDTLIARHRKQFDLGWLYLNRAEGAMRATPRRIELAMEDCQFVLDAHANEEVDEDDLAHARHALALCHYLRGDMALAALWPQTPEQWANDEMQYFAEPLEPVDFDSHRFDGLMEDLDTLVQRRDYRSAMAQVDEAERMLAQAGCGDAVKWAHVLDKKRFVSLELGLLDVNEAACRAAIAHLERETLWCYLPEHDVIRHTLRSCYFRLGTMRERDGLPLAELEADLALIDKALALAGPAEDAGVLDPFREGHAALLGVLAAHEPSYKAAYRRAAALVV encoded by the coding sequence ATGACAAAGAACATCATTCCCTTGACGACGTGGGACGGCTACACGCTTCTCTCGCATGCCGGTTTTCGCGAACGCTTTCCCGGTGCCAGCGAGGACGATGAGGATGACGCGCCCGAAGACGATAGCGATTTGCCGTGGTTGCTCGTTACCGGCAATGTCAGCATCGGCAAGCAGATGCTGGAGGCGGCCGGGGGCCAGGCCTGGAGCCGGATCGTCGTCGACGGCGACCTGCATATCGACGATGGCGGCGGCGATCTGGGGTGGGGCGACCCGCTCGGCCAGGTGGGCTTTGTCAGCGGCGACGTGTATATGGACGCGATCCGGCTCGACGCCATGCAGAGCAACGCGGTCGGCGGCCGCGTCGTGGCCAAATCCGCCTGGCTGCTTGCGGAGGACGATTGCGCCATGCGCCGCCCGCCCGCACTGCGCCTCGACACGCAATTTCTGTTCGCCTGGTTTTACCGGATCGACCAGCTCACACTCAACCCCGGCGCGGTCATTTTCATTCTGGGTGACGGCGACTACTGCGCCAACCTCGACCTGCCCAATCCGGTGTTCTCGTGGCACGATGCGGTGCATGTGCTCGACGAACGCTTCGTCGCCTACGTCGTGCGTGACGGTTCGGACGACTTTTCATGGCATAGCCCGTCCATCATCTCCGCACTGAAGCGCGGACGCACCATTTTCAAGGATGGCTACGACATCGCCTGCTATCCCTTCCACCAGGCCGCGCAGGCCGCCATGGCCGCGGACGACCATCGGGACGCCTATCTGCTGCATAAAAAATCGGCCGCCATCGCGCCGGCCTACTACGAAGCCTGGTTCGGCATGGCGTACGCGCTACTGCGCGAGGGCGCATGGGAACAGGCGCTGGGCGTGTACCGCAAGGCCGCCGCGCTGTTCCCGAAGGAGCAGACCGGCATGGTCAATCCGGCGCTGAACCACGCGGCCCTGTGCGCGGTTCACACGCGCCAGCTTGGCTTGGCGATCGAGCTGGCTAGCATGTCGATCGAGCACAATCAGGAGTCCGAGTACAAGGAAAGCGAAGCGGGGCAGGCATATTGCTACCGCGCCGAAGCGTATCTGTTGTCGGGCCAGGTCGGTGCCGCCATGGCCGACCTGGAGCGGGCGCTGGAACTCGATCGGCACCTCGAATCGGCGCGCTGGCTCAAGGGCCTTGCGCATTTCCAGCGCAATGAACTTGAACAGGCAAACGCCGATCACGCCGCGGCCTGCCGCTACGACAAACGCTACGCCGTGTCCTACGACACCCATGGCGACACCGGTTTCCTGTACTGCGCCGACAACCGCGTCGACTGGGACCAGATCGACGCCGGCGCCGTCGGCTTGCCCGCCAGGGACGAGGCGTACTGGCTCAATTACATGCTGCACGTCGAATCGGCCTCGCTCGGAAGGGTGCCGGACGAGTACCGCACCGACGCCTTGTGCCGCGAAGTGGTGCGCGCCAGCGGGCCGGATAAGCTGGGTTACGCCAAACATCTTCCCGACAGCGCGTTCACGCGCGAGATTGCCGAAACCCTGATCGCGTCGTCGCCCGGTTGGCTGGAGAACATCCCGCCGCGCTTCATCGACAAGGCGCTGATGCTGCTGGCCCGTCCCGGCACGCACGGCTTCGCGCTGGCGCATGTACCGGGCCCTATCGTCGACTTCGACGTTTGTGTCAGGGCGGTGCAGTGCGGCGAGTCGATTGCCAGCGTGCCGCCGCAGCATGTGAACAAGGCCCTGTGCCTGGCGTGCGTGACTGCCCACGCGCGCCGGCTGGAAGAAGTGCCGCCGGAACTGATCGACGACGACCTGATCGCGGCCGCCATCGCCCACGGCGACGACTACGGCTTCGACAACTGCCTGCCGGGCATGTACAAGACGCGCCCCTTGCTGGAACTGGCGATCGGCCAGTACAAATGCGCCCTCGATGCGATACCCGGCTACCGCGTCGATGCCGCGCTGTTCGCGTATGCCGAACAACGCTACGGCCAGGATGCCGACTGGCCCGCAATCGTCGCGCGCCACGACCGCGGCGCCATCGAGCGCGATCCGCCCGCCAAGTGCGTGACCGAGTGTTGGAGCGTGTTCTGGACCGAACCCTTCATGCTGGCGCAGATCGCCAGGGAGGACGACTATCTCGCGCCCTACGAAATCCCCGACGCCTGCTTCACGCAGGCGGTGGCCGAGGCATGCTTCAAGCGCCATCCGGTCTATTTCTACTGCATTCCCAAGCGCTTCGTGACCCAGGCCATGAGCGACACGGCCAGCCAGATCGACCCGGACCAGATCGAGCATATTCCGGTCGCGCAGCGCAGCAAGGCGATTTGCACGCGCGCCATCAAGGACGACGCGGCAAAGAACCTGGCGCTGGTGCCGCTCGCGCTGCGCAGCGTCAAGGTGTGCGTCGCCGCGCTGCTGGACGATGGCGACCAGCGCCTGGTGCCGGGTGCGGTCTATTACGAGGTGTTCGATACCCTGATCGCCAGGCACCGCAAGCAGTTCGACCTGGGCTGGCTGTACCTGAACCGGGCCGAGGGCGCAATGCGCGCCACGCCGCGCCGGATCGAGCTGGCCATGGAAGATTGCCAGTTCGTGCTCGACGCCCACGCCAATGAGGAGGTGGACGAGGACGACCTTGCGCACGCCCGGCACGCGCTGGCGCTGTGTCATTATCTGCGCGGCGACATGGCGCTGGCGGCGCTGTGGCCGCAAACGCCCGAACAATGGGCGAACGACGAGATGCAGTATTTTGCGGAGCCGCTCGAACCGGTCGATTTCGACAGCCACCGCTTCGACGGCCTGATGGAAGACCTGGACACGCTGGTGCAGCGGCGCGACTACCGCAGCGCCATGGCGCAGGTGGACGAGGCGGAGCGCATGCTGGCGCAGGCAGGCTGCGGCGACGCCGTCAAATGGGCGCACGTGCTCGATAAAAAACGCTTCGTCTCGCTCGAACTTGGCCTGCTGGACGTGAACGAAGCGGCCTGCCGCGCCGCCATCGCGCATCTGGAGCGGGAAACGCTGTGGTGTTATCTTCCCGAACACGACGTGATCCGCCACACCCTGCGCTCGTGCTACTTCCGCCTGGGGACGATGCGCGAGCGCGATGGCCTGCCGCTCGCCGAACTGGAAGCCGACCTGGCCCTGATCGACAAGGCGCTGGCGCTGGCCGGTCCTGCGGAAGACGCGGGCGTGCTCGATCCGTTCAGGGAAGGGCATGCGGCGCTGCTTGGGGTTCTGGCGGCGCACGAGCCGTCCTACAAGGCCGCGTACCGGCGCGCGGCGGCTTTGGTGGTCTGA
- a CDS encoding DUF1304 domain-containing protein has translation MAIAAKVLIGLILLLHVYFVLLETVLFKTRGRRVFGLTAEKAEIMAPAMSNQGCYNGFLVAALAVGLFHPNAEIAHAFVMYGLACIMVAGIWGALTVKKTILFFQTVPAALALALVYLSH, from the coding sequence ATGGCCATCGCCGCAAAAGTGTTGATCGGTTTGATTTTGCTGTTGCACGTGTACTTCGTCCTGCTCGAAACGGTTCTCTTCAAGACGCGCGGGCGCCGCGTGTTCGGCCTGACGGCCGAAAAAGCCGAGATCATGGCGCCCGCCATGTCCAACCAGGGCTGCTACAACGGTTTCCTGGTAGCGGCGCTGGCGGTCGGCCTGTTTCATCCCAATGCCGAGATCGCGCATGCCTTCGTGATGTACGGACTGGCCTGCATCATGGTGGCCGGCATCTGGGGTGCGCTGACGGTCAAGAAGACCATCCTGTTCTTCCAGACCGTGCCCGCCGCGCTCGCGCTGGCCCTGGTCTATCTGTCGCACTGA
- a CDS encoding ArsR/SmtB family transcription factor: MQIDAIHKALANPMRRQILGWLKEPHVHFAHQVHNLDVGVCAGLIDARTGLAQSTVSAHLAALQRAGLITSRKVGQWIYYKRNEEAIKAFLDHMNEGL; this comes from the coding sequence ATGCAAATCGACGCCATTCACAAGGCATTGGCCAACCCGATGCGCCGCCAGATTCTTGGCTGGCTCAAGGAACCGCATGTGCACTTCGCACATCAGGTACACAACCTCGACGTCGGGGTGTGCGCCGGCCTGATCGACGCGCGGACGGGGCTTGCGCAATCGACCGTATCGGCCCATCTGGCAGCGCTGCAGCGCGCCGGGCTGATTACCTCGCGCAAGGTAGGCCAGTGGATCTATTACAAGCGTAACGAGGAAGCCATCAAGGCTTTCCTCGACCATATGAACGAGGGACTTTAG
- a CDS encoding alkene reductase — MTTLFDPITIGDLTLQNRIIMAPLTRARAIGGGRVPNALMAEYYVQRASAGLILSEATSVTAQGVGYADTPGIWSDEQVEGWKLVTDAVHKAGGKIMLQLWHVGRISDPELLDGDAPVAPSAIAAKGHVSLLRPLRDYPVPRALELEEIPGIVAAYRKGAENAKLAGFDGVEVHGANGYLLDQFLQDSTNQRTDIYGGPVENRARLMLEVTDACIEVWGAGKVGMHLAPRRDAHDMGDSDPKATFGYVARELGKRGIAFICAREGLGEDRLGPYLKQEFGGVYIANEKLTKDSAEQLVAAGEADAVAFGQWFIANPDLPRRLQLDAPLNPVRADKFYASNEEGYTDYPALQA; from the coding sequence ATGACGACATTATTCGACCCCATCACCATCGGCGATCTCACGCTGCAAAACCGCATCATTATGGCGCCGCTGACGCGCGCCCGGGCCATCGGCGGCGGCCGCGTGCCGAACGCGCTCATGGCCGAGTACTACGTGCAGCGCGCCTCCGCCGGCCTGATCCTGAGCGAGGCGACCTCGGTCACGGCGCAGGGCGTGGGCTACGCCGACACGCCGGGCATCTGGTCCGACGAGCAGGTCGAAGGCTGGAAGCTGGTGACCGACGCCGTGCACAAGGCCGGCGGCAAGATCATGCTGCAACTGTGGCACGTCGGCCGCATTTCCGACCCTGAACTGCTGGACGGCGACGCGCCGGTGGCGCCGAGCGCGATCGCGGCCAAGGGCCATGTCAGCCTGCTGCGCCCTTTGCGCGACTATCCGGTGCCGCGCGCGCTCGAGCTGGAAGAAATCCCGGGCATCGTGGCCGCTTACCGCAAGGGCGCCGAGAATGCCAAACTGGCCGGTTTCGATGGCGTGGAAGTGCACGGCGCCAACGGCTACCTGCTCGACCAGTTCCTGCAGGACAGCACCAACCAGCGCACCGACATTTACGGCGGCCCGGTCGAAAACCGCGCCCGCCTGATGCTCGAGGTGACCGACGCTTGCATCGAGGTATGGGGCGCCGGTAAAGTGGGCATGCACCTGGCGCCACGGCGCGACGCGCACGACATGGGCGACTCCGATCCGAAGGCGACCTTCGGCTACGTGGCGCGCGAGCTGGGCAAACGCGGCATCGCGTTCATCTGCGCGCGCGAAGGCCTGGGCGAGGACCGTCTCGGTCCTTACCTGAAGCAGGAATTCGGCGGCGTGTACATCGCCAACGAAAAGCTGACCAAGGACAGCGCCGAACAGCTGGTGGCCGCCGGCGAAGCCGATGCCGTCGCCTTCGGCCAGTGGTTCATCGCCAACCCCGACCTGCCGCGCCGCCTGCAGCTCGACGCGCCGCTGAACCCGGTCCGCGCCGACAAGTTCTACGCCTCGAACGAAGAAGGCTACACCGACTACCCTGCCCTGCAGGCGTAA
- a CDS encoding YceI family protein produces MKKHVLFFLLAGVSGAALAAPVTYKIDPDHTFPSFEADHMGVSVWRGKFNSNSGKVTLDKAAGYGLVDISIDPASIDFGQEVLNKWAAGPDLFDVAKFGAARYKGKLTGFKDGAPSQLQGELTLHGVTRPVNLQIKSFKCIQHPMLKREMCGADAYGSFKRDEFGLTAGKDYGFKMDVDLRIQVEAVAE; encoded by the coding sequence ATGAAAAAACACGTTCTCTTTTTCCTGCTGGCCGGCGTCAGCGGCGCCGCGCTGGCAGCGCCGGTCACTTACAAGATCGATCCGGACCACACGTTCCCCAGCTTCGAGGCCGACCACATGGGCGTGTCCGTCTGGCGCGGGAAATTCAACAGCAACTCGGGCAAGGTCACCCTGGACAAGGCGGCCGGCTACGGCCTGGTCGATATCAGCATCGACCCGGCCAGCATCGACTTCGGCCAGGAGGTACTGAATAAATGGGCGGCCGGCCCGGATCTGTTCGATGTGGCGAAGTTCGGCGCGGCGCGCTACAAAGGCAAGCTGACCGGCTTCAAGGATGGCGCGCCGTCCCAGCTGCAGGGCGAACTGACCTTGCACGGCGTGACCAGGCCGGTCAATCTGCAGATCAAGAGCTTCAAATGCATCCAGCACCCCATGCTCAAACGCGAGATGTGCGGTGCGGATGCCTACGGCAGCTTCAAGCGCGATGAATTCGGCCTGACCGCCGGCAAGGATTACGGCTTCAAGATGGATGTCGACCTGCGCATCCAGGTGGAAGCCGTGGCCGAGTAA
- a CDS encoding SRPBCC family protein, producing the protein MTNPDSSVDFVLTRVFNAPRELVFKTMIDTEHLQKWWGPQGCTIEVIRHEPQAGGVFHYCMRFGPGVEMYGKFDYREITPPERLVFVNGFADAQGNRIHHAMSPTWPLEVLNTSTLTEADGKTTLSLHSTPVNASAIEIETFKSGHASMQQGFGGMYDEYEKYLATVVKAAQA; encoded by the coding sequence ATGACCAACCCTGATTCCAGCGTCGATTTCGTACTGACGCGGGTCTTCAACGCGCCGCGCGAACTCGTGTTCAAGACCATGATCGACACCGAACACCTGCAAAAATGGTGGGGGCCGCAGGGCTGCACCATCGAGGTGATCCGCCACGAGCCGCAGGCGGGCGGCGTGTTCCATTACTGCATGCGTTTCGGACCGGGCGTGGAAATGTACGGAAAATTCGATTACCGCGAGATCACGCCGCCCGAGCGCCTCGTGTTCGTCAACGGCTTTGCCGATGCGCAGGGCAATCGCATCCATCACGCGATGAGCCCGACGTGGCCGCTGGAAGTGCTCAACACGAGCACCCTGACCGAGGCCGACGGCAAGACCACGCTCAGTTTGCATTCGACGCCGGTCAACGCCAGCGCCATCGAAATCGAGACGTTCAAGTCCGGCCATGCCTCCATGCAGCAGGGCTTTGGCGGCATGTACGACGAATACGAAAAATACCTGGCGACGGTCGTCAAAGCAGCGCAGGCTTAG
- a CDS encoding ArsR/SmtB family transcription factor: MRQDHLSTTFAALADPTRRAILARLADGEASVTALAAPFQMSLPAVTKHLKVLERAGLITRGRQAQWRPCKLDAQPLREAADWMAHYRQFWEGSLDRLDDYLTNLQAKEHHDDQP, encoded by the coding sequence ATGCGGCAAGACCATCTCAGCACCACCTTCGCGGCTCTGGCCGATCCGACCCGGCGCGCCATCCTGGCCCGCCTGGCGGATGGGGAAGCCTCGGTGACCGCGCTGGCCGCTCCGTTCCAGATGAGTTTGCCGGCCGTGACCAAGCACCTCAAGGTACTCGAGCGTGCCGGCTTGATCACCCGCGGACGGCAGGCACAATGGCGGCCCTGCAAACTCGACGCGCAACCGCTGCGCGAGGCAGCCGACTGGATGGCGCATTACCGCCAGTTCTGGGAGGGCAGCCTCGACCGGCTCGACGACTATCTCACCAACCTGCAAGCAAAGGAGCACCACGATGACCAACCCTGA
- a CDS encoding FxDxF family PEP-CTERM protein, translating into MKSLIAAAVLATATLGSSAVFAADISHTTQALPVIDNSANFGSSFAQNNQNNTFMDKFSFSVTRVAHDFDAIVTSFTRNATTGMDVTGLSLFSNNGTLITTGFQESTGATDIWSLRADSLGLGNYYLQVSGKMVSGTAGSFGGTVMLAPVPEPETYGMMLAGLGVVGFLARRRKAAKQA; encoded by the coding sequence ATGAAATCCCTGATTGCTGCTGCTGTCCTGGCAACTGCAACGCTTGGTTCGTCCGCAGTCTTCGCTGCTGACATTTCCCATACCACGCAAGCGTTGCCTGTCATCGACAACAGCGCCAATTTCGGCAGCTCCTTCGCTCAGAACAACCAGAACAACACGTTCATGGACAAGTTCAGCTTTTCGGTCACCCGCGTGGCGCATGACTTCGACGCCATCGTGACCTCGTTCACGCGCAATGCCACGACCGGCATGGACGTCACCGGTCTGAGCTTGTTCAGCAACAACGGCACCCTGATCACCACCGGGTTCCAGGAAAGCACCGGCGCCACCGATATCTGGAGCCTGCGCGCGGACAGCCTGGGCCTGGGTAACTACTACCTGCAGGTCAGCGGCAAGATGGTTTCGGGCACCGCAGGCAGCTTCGGCGGCACCGTGATGCTGGCACCAGTACCAGAACCAGAAACCTACGGCATGATGCTGGCAGGCCTGGGCGTGGTCGGTTTCCTGGCCCGTCGTCGCAAGGCAGCCAAGCAAGCGTAA
- a CDS encoding ATP-binding protein: MQHDSGSVRSKLILMAVSTTFVALLSASIAMLLYDLRTFQRYWVDDLMTQADIIASVSAPALSFNDARSAQQNLAVLRVRPQILSGAVYTSSGVRFASYTQGTLEPAYPVKPGRPGYTIDRGELVVYHNIVDNGEVLGTVYLRARFGLVERMLNYAAILGIVLLISLVIAALVASRLQQGITRPLLAVTNVAREVMQRRDFSLRVPGNNPGEIGVLVAAFNDMLAEIGRRSHALQEANLTLEHEMQVRHRAEEALLVADRRKDEFLATLAHELRNPLAPIRTGLDILRIRSGDAQATQRATDIMERQLRQMVRLVDDLLDVSRINTGKFAIKMGRVELKAVVNDALEVVRSYIELHGHELAIDLPDRPVFLHGDATRLAQILSNLLNNAAKYTNRGGRVSLTARVEERDLVIQVADNGIGIAPDMLNHVFEMFVQVDSTLERTNAGLGVGLSLARRLVELHGGSIEAHSAGINRGSEFVVRLPIVVEPEMPTKTSPAAFMTSETYRILLADDNVDFVNSIGALLSAMGHSVVITHNGPDALTAAARFCPDYAFLDIGLPQMSGYDLARGIRRLSCGQMTLLIAVTGWGQEKDRQLAFEAGFDHHMVKPVRFEQIEEILSNRSVIKKVRG, from the coding sequence ATGCAACACGATAGCGGCTCCGTCCGTAGCAAACTCATCCTCATGGCTGTCTCGACCACTTTCGTGGCGCTGCTGTCGGCCTCGATCGCCATGCTGCTGTACGACCTGCGGACGTTCCAGCGATACTGGGTCGACGACCTGATGACCCAGGCCGACATCATCGCCAGCGTCAGCGCGCCGGCGCTCTCGTTCAACGACGCCAGGAGCGCGCAGCAGAACCTGGCCGTGCTCAGGGTGCGCCCGCAGATCCTGTCGGGCGCGGTGTACACCAGCAGCGGTGTGCGCTTTGCCTCCTATACCCAGGGTACGCTGGAGCCGGCGTATCCGGTCAAGCCGGGCCGGCCCGGCTACACCATCGACCGTGGCGAGCTGGTGGTGTACCACAACATTGTCGACAATGGCGAAGTGCTGGGCACGGTGTACCTGCGCGCGCGTTTCGGCCTGGTCGAGCGCATGCTCAATTACGCGGCGATCCTCGGCATCGTGCTGCTCATTTCGCTGGTGATCGCGGCCCTGGTGGCGTCGCGCCTGCAGCAGGGCATCACGCGTCCGCTGCTGGCGGTGACCAACGTGGCGCGCGAAGTGATGCAGCGGCGCGACTTCAGCCTGCGCGTGCCGGGCAATAACCCGGGTGAAATCGGGGTGCTGGTGGCGGCCTTTAACGACATGCTGGCCGAAATCGGACGCCGCTCGCACGCCCTGCAGGAAGCCAACCTGACCCTGGAGCACGAAATGCAGGTGCGCCACCGGGCCGAGGAAGCGTTGCTGGTGGCCGACCGCCGCAAGGATGAGTTCCTGGCGACCCTGGCGCACGAACTGCGCAATCCGCTGGCGCCGATCCGCACCGGGCTCGACATCCTGCGCATCCGCAGCGGCGACGCCCAGGCCACCCAGCGCGCCACCGATATCATGGAACGCCAGCTGCGCCAGATGGTCCGGCTGGTGGACGATTTGCTGGACGTGTCGCGCATCAATACCGGCAAGTTTGCCATCAAGATGGGCCGGGTCGAACTCAAGGCGGTGGTCAACGATGCGCTCGAAGTGGTGCGTTCCTACATCGAGCTGCATGGCCACGAGCTGGCCATCGATCTGCCCGACCGGCCGGTGTTCCTGCATGGCGACGCCACGCGGCTGGCGCAGATTTTGTCGAACCTGCTCAATAATGCGGCCAAGTACACCAACCGCGGCGGCCGGGTCAGCCTGACGGCGCGGGTGGAAGAGCGCGACCTGGTGATCCAGGTGGCCGACAACGGCATCGGCATCGCGCCCGACATGCTCAATCACGTGTTCGAAATGTTCGTGCAGGTCGATTCGACCCTGGAGCGCACCAACGCGGGGCTGGGCGTGGGCCTGTCGCTGGCGCGCCGCCTGGTCGAACTGCATGGCGGCAGCATCGAAGCGCACAGCGCCGGCATCAACCGCGGCAGCGAATTCGTGGTGCGCCTGCCGATCGTGGTCGAGCCGGAAATGCCGACCAAGACCAGCCCGGCCGCCTTCATGACCTCGGAAACCTACCGGATCCTGCTGGCCGACGACAACGTCGACTTCGTCAACAGCATCGGCGCCTTGCTCTCGGCCATGGGGCACAGCGTGGTGATCACCCACAACGGGCCCGATGCGCTGACGGCGGCGGCGCGCTTTTGCCCCGATTATGCGTTTCTCGATATTGGCCTGCCGCAAATGTCGGGCTACGACCTGGCGCGCGGTATCAGGCGCCTGTCGTGCGGGCAAATGACCTTGCTGATCGCGGTGACCGGCTGGGGCCAGGAAAAGGATCGCCAGCTGGCCTTCGAGGCCGGGTTCGACCATCATATGGTCAAGCCGGTGCGCTTCGAGCAGATCGAGGAAATTCTGAGCAACCGCAGCGTGATCAAGAAAGTGCGCGGGTAG
- a CDS encoding YfiR family protein: MPGRAPPPPRRALLRGMAACFLAALPGLSGAQAALPAGGAASLERSIKAAFLYKFLGYAEFPAAAFADGAAPLVIGVTGADDLAADLARIVAGRVVQGRPVAVRTLREQDAPAGVHLLFVGGDDPVRLRHALRAIGAGPTLVVTESQQGLQQGSVINFRIVEERVRFDVSLEAADRNSVKLSSRLLTVANHVHKGAP, from the coding sequence ATGCCCGGCCGCGCACCTCCTCCGCCGCGCCGCGCACTGTTGCGCGGCATGGCGGCCTGCTTCCTGGCCGCCCTGCCGGGCCTGTCCGGAGCACAGGCGGCCCTGCCGGCGGGCGGCGCCGCGTCACTCGAGCGCAGCATCAAGGCCGCTTTCCTGTATAAGTTCCTGGGCTACGCGGAGTTTCCGGCCGCGGCTTTCGCCGATGGCGCCGCGCCGCTGGTGATCGGCGTGACCGGGGCCGACGACCTGGCGGCCGACCTGGCCCGCATCGTGGCCGGTCGCGTGGTGCAGGGGCGGCCGGTAGCGGTGCGCACCTTGCGCGAGCAGGATGCGCCGGCCGGGGTGCATCTGCTGTTCGTCGGCGGCGACGATCCGGTGCGCCTGCGCCATGCGCTGCGCGCGATCGGCGCCGGGCCGACCCTGGTGGTGACCGAATCGCAGCAGGGGCTGCAGCAAGGCAGTGTTATCAATTTCAGGATCGTCGAAGAGCGCGTGCGCTTCGACGTCTCGCTCGAAGCGGCCGACCGGAACAGCGTCAAGCTCAGTTCGCGCCTGCTGACAGTGGCCAATCACGTTCACAAGGGAGCACCGTGA